In Edaphobacter bradus, the following are encoded in one genomic region:
- a CDS encoding DUF2911 domain-containing protein, producing the protein MFARSIASLACTVLLATASLAQAKPVLSPPETATVALDGKTIAIKYGAPSMRGRKIMGEVVPYNEVWRTGANPATTFVTKANLKIGSATVPAGSYTLYTLPSKTEWLLIINKQTGQWGTEYHQDRDLVRIPMKGTTLASPQEKMSISFEKTRGNATELHVRWENTDESVSITAQ; encoded by the coding sequence ATGTTCGCACGCTCCATCGCCTCTCTGGCCTGTACCGTCCTCCTCGCCACAGCCAGTCTGGCGCAAGCCAAGCCTGTCCTGAGCCCTCCTGAGACCGCCACCGTCGCGCTTGACGGCAAGACCATCGCCATCAAGTACGGTGCCCCCTCCATGCGCGGCCGCAAGATCATGGGAGAAGTCGTCCCCTACAACGAAGTCTGGCGCACCGGAGCGAACCCAGCCACCACGTTCGTCACAAAGGCAAACCTGAAGATCGGCTCGGCCACGGTTCCCGCCGGTTCCTACACCCTCTACACACTACCTTCAAAAACCGAGTGGCTGCTCATCATCAACAAGCAGACCGGGCAGTGGGGCACGGAGTACCACCAGGATCGGGATCTCGTCCGCATCCCCATGAAGGGCACAACACTCGCGTCACCGCAGGAGAAGATGTCCATCTCGTTCGAGAAGACCAGAGGCAACGCCACGGAGCTGCACGTCCGCTGGGAGAACACCGACGAGTCCGTCTCGATTACAGCTCAGTAG
- the trpS gene encoding tryptophan--tRNA ligase, giving the protein MTIATPSTPRPRVLSGMRPTGKLHLGNYMGALYNWVKLQHEYECYFFIADYHALTTDYADPSGLQSNIREVALDFLSAGLDPERCTIFVQSHVHQHAELNLLFGMFTPLGWLERVPTYKDQQEQLREKDLNTYGFLGYPLLQAADILLYQPDFVPVGADQVAHVELTREVARRFNQLYASRPTPAIRHAHSDKERLAAEISQNEVVEQILPEPKALLTPSPKLPGTDGRKMSKSYGNTILLSDPEDVVRAKLKPMVTDPARIRRTDPGNPDVCPVFDLHRVFSTEETLQNVRQGCTTAGIGCIQCKGWLTDAVVKELAPIQERRRHLEANPKQVDDVLEAGAGRASQFAARTMLPVLKAAGLR; this is encoded by the coding sequence ATGACCATCGCGACCCCCTCCACACCACGGCCCCGCGTCCTCAGCGGCATGCGCCCCACGGGCAAGCTCCATCTGGGCAACTACATGGGTGCGCTCTACAACTGGGTGAAGCTGCAGCACGAGTACGAGTGCTACTTCTTCATCGCGGACTACCACGCCCTGACGACCGACTACGCCGATCCAAGCGGGCTTCAGAGCAACATCCGCGAGGTCGCCCTTGACTTTCTCTCCGCCGGACTCGATCCGGAGCGCTGCACCATCTTCGTGCAGTCTCACGTCCACCAGCACGCCGAGCTTAATCTCCTCTTCGGAATGTTCACGCCGCTGGGCTGGCTGGAGCGCGTGCCCACGTATAAGGACCAGCAGGAACAGTTACGCGAGAAGGACCTCAATACCTACGGCTTCCTTGGCTACCCTTTGCTCCAGGCCGCTGACATCCTGCTCTATCAGCCGGACTTCGTGCCGGTTGGAGCCGACCAGGTGGCCCACGTTGAGCTGACGCGTGAGGTGGCGCGCCGCTTCAACCAGCTTTACGCCTCGCGGCCCACTCCGGCCATCCGGCACGCCCACTCCGATAAAGAAAGGCTCGCAGCGGAGATCTCGCAGAACGAGGTCGTTGAGCAGATTCTTCCTGAGCCTAAGGCTCTGCTTACGCCCAGCCCAAAGCTCCCCGGTACCGATGGTCGCAAAATGTCCAAGAGCTACGGCAACACCATCCTGCTCTCCGACCCCGAGGATGTCGTGCGCGCCAAGCTCAAGCCCATGGTCACCGACCCGGCACGCATCCGCCGTACTGACCCAGGCAATCCAGATGTCTGCCCTGTCTTTGATCTACACAGGGTCTTTTCCACCGAAGAGACGCTACAGAATGTGCGCCAGGGGTGTACGACTGCGGGGATCGGCTGCATCCAATGTAAAGGCTGGCTAACCGACGCTGTCGTCAAGGAGCTTGCTCCTATTCAGGAGCGGCGCCGTCACCTCGAGGCGAATCCGAAGCAGGTAGACGATGTTCTTGAGGCTGGCGCTGGACGCGCGAGCCAGTTCGCTGCACGCACTATGCTTCCGGTACTGAAAGCCGCAGGTCTCCGCTGA
- a CDS encoding acyltransferase: MARYVYRELKPTPEAEAIYRRWLAQLNEEFTRHESVDRRSEIVRDELYQMYLARQHGGRIRATLSTELATLALLESFDPRNVTLEPEYYGDIDAEKYAVRKPLIWFWQMFDRSPLGLNHWLGFRFRCMLGKHIFRHLGKGVKIFHNVEFTFGYNLTIEDNCTIHKNVMLDDRGEIILREGTSVSDYANIYSHTHDINVQADVTNKPTVIGPRARVTYHATVLAGADIGENAMLGAMGLATKPVPPSSVSVGIPAKVKMKKDASVS, translated from the coding sequence ATGGCACGTTACGTCTACCGCGAGCTGAAGCCGACTCCCGAGGCTGAGGCCATCTACCGCCGCTGGCTGGCCCAGCTCAACGAGGAGTTCACGCGGCACGAGTCCGTCGACCGCCGCTCGGAGATTGTTCGCGACGAGCTCTACCAGATGTACCTGGCGAGACAGCACGGCGGCCGCATCCGGGCGACGCTCTCAACCGAACTGGCAACCCTCGCCCTGCTGGAGTCCTTCGACCCGCGCAACGTGACGCTGGAGCCCGAGTACTACGGCGACATCGACGCGGAAAAGTACGCCGTTCGCAAGCCGCTGATCTGGTTCTGGCAGATGTTCGACCGCTCGCCGCTGGGCCTGAACCACTGGCTCGGCTTCCGCTTCCGCTGCATGCTGGGGAAACACATCTTCAGGCACCTTGGCAAAGGCGTGAAGATCTTCCACAACGTCGAGTTCACCTTCGGCTACAACCTGACCATCGAGGACAACTGCACGATTCACAAGAACGTGATGCTCGACGACCGCGGCGAGATCATTCTGCGTGAGGGCACCAGCGTCTCCGACTACGCCAACATCTACTCGCACACGCATGACATCAACGTGCAGGCCGATGTGACCAACAAACCGACGGTTATCGGCCCGCGCGCCCGCGTCACCTATCACGCGACGGTGCTGGCGGGGGCAGACATAGGCGAGAATGCGATGCTGGGGGCAATGGGTCTCGCGACGAAGCCCGTGCCGCCCTCGTCTGTGTCGGTGGGGATTCCGGCGAAGGTGAAGATGAAAAAGGACGCTAGCGTCAGCTAG
- a CDS encoding SIMPL domain-containing protein, translating into MNIFRAATLALCAAGLAIPAHAQAIQVSKDNRTIAITATDKVTAIADVATVHVGFLAYGPNSDAAYANGSKISNAIVQALKDSGIPAETIQSERQAVTPVQPYLVEKLTPAERAQRQFEVAQSWTVKTAADNAAKTLDAAVKAGANQSGQIDWSFKDEYAPEAAAAAKALRRARAQAEQMATSLNVKLGALLYASNEQPGPRPLVRAMAAQAMKDVEPLAINPREIETTATVHAVFAIE; encoded by the coding sequence ATGAATATCTTCCGAGCCGCCACGCTCGCCCTCTGCGCCGCGGGTCTCGCGATCCCGGCCCACGCCCAGGCCATCCAGGTGAGCAAAGACAACCGCACCATCGCCATCACGGCCACCGACAAGGTGACCGCAATCGCCGATGTGGCGACGGTGCACGTGGGCTTCCTCGCCTACGGCCCGAACTCGGACGCGGCCTATGCGAATGGCTCGAAGATTTCAAACGCCATCGTCCAGGCGCTGAAGGACTCTGGCATTCCGGCCGAAACCATCCAGAGTGAGCGCCAGGCCGTCACACCAGTGCAGCCGTATCTGGTCGAAAAGCTCACCCCGGCCGAGCGCGCGCAGCGGCAGTTCGAGGTGGCGCAGAGCTGGACCGTGAAGACCGCAGCCGATAACGCGGCGAAGACGCTCGACGCCGCCGTAAAGGCGGGAGCCAACCAGTCCGGCCAGATCGACTGGAGCTTCAAGGACGAATACGCTCCCGAGGCCGCGGCCGCTGCCAAGGCGCTGAGGCGCGCCCGCGCACAGGCCGAGCAGATGGCCACAAGCCTGAATGTAAAGCTGGGCGCTTTGCTTTACGCGAGCAACGAACAGCCCGGCCCGCGACCGCTCGTGCGCGCGATGGCCGCCCAGGCCATGAAGGACGTTGAGCCTCTGGCGATCAACCCGCGCGAGATTGAGACGACCGCGACTGTGCACGCGGTCTTCGCCATCGAATAG
- a CDS encoding GGDEF domain-containing protein codes for MKDRQKFEVIDSRQLDHLRVFHDVARALTSSLELEEILSAIMDKMAQFFGPERWSMLMVDEAEQTLYYAIAVGENAQSLKGLRVPLGEGVAGWVAKTGNPLVVPDVSLDPHWSAFAAKHRDLNIQSIACVPVRSGDKTLGVIQLLNSKLDLLSEYSISFLRILCDYAAIAIQNARSMTLIQELTITDDVTGLFNARHLYTLLGEQIAIGRPFSLLFVDLDHFKAVNDTHGHLVGSRLLAEVGSLLKRSLGPANSAFRYGGDEFVALLPSMGKIAATGATMTLCNDLRSARFLSGAGLSLAVSGSFGLATYPEDGDSVPSILRAADTMMYQAKTTRDNVAIAGRGLQIDHAPIPAIPRGSRPSETALGADVIDAFRG; via the coding sequence TTGAAGGACCGTCAAAAGTTCGAGGTAATTGATAGCCGCCAGCTGGATCACCTTCGGGTCTTCCACGATGTCGCTCGCGCACTTACCTCCAGCCTCGAACTCGAGGAGATTCTCAGCGCCATCATGGACAAGATGGCCCAGTTCTTCGGGCCGGAGCGCTGGTCGATGCTCATGGTGGACGAGGCCGAACAGACCCTCTACTACGCCATCGCGGTTGGCGAAAACGCCCAGAGCCTCAAAGGGCTGCGTGTCCCCCTCGGCGAGGGAGTGGCTGGTTGGGTCGCGAAGACCGGCAATCCGCTCGTCGTGCCTGACGTCTCGCTCGATCCTCACTGGTCGGCGTTCGCTGCGAAGCACCGCGACCTCAACATTCAGTCCATCGCCTGCGTTCCCGTACGCTCGGGAGACAAGACGCTCGGAGTCATCCAGCTCCTCAACAGCAAGCTCGACCTGCTCTCCGAGTACTCCATCTCGTTCCTGCGCATTCTCTGCGACTACGCGGCCATCGCTATCCAGAACGCCCGCTCCATGACGCTCATTCAGGAGCTCACCATCACCGACGACGTCACAGGGCTCTTCAACGCGCGCCATCTCTACACCCTGCTCGGCGAGCAGATCGCCATTGGCCGGCCGTTCAGCCTGCTCTTCGTCGATCTCGACCACTTCAAGGCGGTCAACGACACTCACGGGCATCTGGTCGGCAGCCGCCTGCTGGCCGAGGTCGGCAGCCTGCTGAAGCGCTCGCTTGGACCGGCCAACTCCGCCTTCCGCTACGGCGGCGACGAGTTCGTGGCGCTGCTCCCCAGCATGGGGAAAATCGCCGCGACCGGTGCGACCATGACGCTGTGCAACGATCTCCGCTCGGCTCGCTTCCTAAGCGGCGCCGGCCTGTCACTGGCTGTCTCCGGCAGCTTCGGGCTTGCGACCTACCCGGAGGACGGCGACTCCGTTCCCAGCATCCTTCGCGCCGCCGACACCATGATGTATCAGGCCAAGACTACACGCGACAACGTCGCCATCGCAGGACGCGGCCTGCAGATCGACCACGCACCCATCCCCGCCATTCCCCGCGGATCGCGCCCCTCGGAGACTGCCCTCGGAGCTGACGTCATAGACGCGTTCCGCGGGTGA
- the moaA gene encoding GTP 3',8-cyclase MoaA, with translation MATFVTDIAREGDEARLPSPEGRLRDKFGRQITDLRVSVTDRCNYKCVYCRTGNEGAQYTELAIADYLRMVRIFVSLGIEKVRLTGGEPLLRRGLVDMVRELAKMGTAYLPDGTPTDAGHPLDIALTTNGHLLEGLAAPLKEAGLGRVTVSMDAVDPETFAAITRVPRSFDRVQAGLRKAKEVGLGPVKINCVLLRGFNDHEIEQFAEFSRREGVIVRFIEFMPLEEDRSWRPETVVPMDELVARLGAFRPLVELPPHAASETAKRFTFDDGLGEIGIIAPVSRPFCGHCSRVRLTSDGKIRTCLFSQSDHDLYGEMLRGGTDSDLRAYVRKIVMKKEARHHIGEPGFEKPSRNMVHIGG, from the coding sequence ATGGCCACCTTTGTAACTGACATCGCGAGAGAAGGCGACGAAGCCCGGCTCCCCAGTCCGGAGGGAAGGCTGCGCGACAAGTTCGGCCGTCAGATCACCGATCTCCGCGTCTCCGTCACCGATCGCTGCAACTACAAGTGCGTCTACTGCCGCACAGGCAACGAAGGCGCGCAGTACACCGAGCTGGCCATCGCGGACTACCTCCGCATGGTAAGAATCTTCGTCTCGCTCGGCATCGAAAAAGTGCGGCTCACTGGCGGCGAACCCCTGCTGCGTCGCGGCCTCGTCGATATGGTTCGGGAGCTGGCGAAGATGGGCACGGCCTACCTTCCCGACGGAACACCGACGGACGCTGGCCACCCTCTCGACATCGCCCTCACCACCAACGGCCATCTGCTCGAAGGGCTCGCCGCCCCCCTCAAGGAGGCTGGCCTCGGCCGTGTCACTGTCAGTATGGATGCCGTCGATCCCGAGACCTTTGCCGCCATCACGCGAGTTCCGCGCAGCTTCGATCGCGTCCAGGCGGGCCTCCGCAAAGCGAAAGAGGTCGGCCTCGGCCCGGTCAAGATCAACTGCGTCCTGTTGCGCGGCTTCAACGATCACGAGATCGAGCAGTTCGCCGAGTTCTCCCGCCGCGAAGGCGTCATCGTGCGCTTCATCGAGTTCATGCCCCTCGAGGAGGACCGCAGCTGGCGCCCTGAGACCGTCGTCCCCATGGACGAGCTCGTCGCCCGCCTCGGCGCCTTCCGCCCCTTGGTCGAGCTTCCGCCACACGCTGCAAGTGAGACTGCAAAGAGGTTTACCTTCGACGACGGGTTGGGCGAGATCGGCATCATCGCGCCCGTCTCGCGTCCCTTCTGCGGGCACTGCAGCCGGGTCCGCCTCACCTCCGATGGCAAGATCCGCACCTGCCTCTTCTCGCAAAGCGACCACGACCTCTACGGCGAGATGCTGCGCGGCGGAACCGACTCCGACCTGCGTGCGTATGTAAGAAAGATTGTCATGAAGAAAGAGGCGCGTCATCATATAGGCGAGCCCGGTTTCGAGAAGCCGTCACGAAATATGGTTCATATTGGTGGATGA
- a CDS encoding (Fe-S)-binding protein, which produces MVAEALLAVVGTRGLAGAMLFLQQPDFHPLRVALAEPEHFSWLESALLILCIATSLGLFFRRFGPILRNILRSKKDADFSLHPIGRRVWDFVWEVLCQGKVIRQRPLPGLAHAFVFWGFLAFALVSLNHMASGMRLGFLPPTSLIGGFYFIFAALWALLVAVSIAGLFIRRFFVRPIWLGKKLSYESGFISFLIFLLMVTYLGAFFVVAGGTAVKALWWTHTLALLVFLPLIPHTKHLHLVLSPITVFLKRDGFSKIPPLSGDEDFGLVAGKDVTQLISLQTYSCVECGRCTEHCPASTTGKVLNPKEIILGMRSYLNEFGPTSECVLLTEGRITSPDNPPAKYLSMEAAFECTTCGSCEFQCPVGIQHVPIIVGLRRGASNTGAWEDDYGTKLFLALEKNGNALGLSAMERDKFIQKQAFPIFDGTQEYCLWLGCMGGYDPKGREIIADFARVMKHLGTTFGVLKKEKCTGDPARRLGNDLVFQTLAESGLKAFETAKVQKIVAICPHCVRTIANDWREFGVAPEIEHHSEFMARHKDRLPKQSSGESIVYHDPCYLGRYQNIYDEPRAVVAQAGSLVEAPRSHERSFCCGAGGGLAFLGEEQGERVSHVRAKELAGTGAQVVGTACPFCNTMFRDALSAVSQAPPQLLDIAQLTARALPAQESSGGVQ; this is translated from the coding sequence ATGGTTGCTGAGGCGCTTCTGGCGGTAGTGGGTACCCGTGGTCTTGCGGGTGCGATGCTCTTTCTCCAACAGCCGGATTTTCATCCACTCCGCGTCGCTCTGGCTGAGCCGGAGCACTTCTCGTGGCTTGAGAGCGCCCTTCTCATCCTCTGCATCGCGACCTCACTGGGGCTCTTCTTCAGGCGCTTCGGTCCCATCCTTCGGAATATCCTCCGCTCCAAAAAAGACGCTGACTTCTCGCTGCATCCTATCGGCCGCCGCGTCTGGGACTTCGTCTGGGAGGTCCTGTGCCAGGGCAAGGTCATCCGTCAGCGTCCGCTGCCCGGCCTCGCCCACGCCTTCGTCTTCTGGGGCTTTCTCGCCTTCGCGCTGGTCAGCCTCAACCACATGGCAAGCGGCATGCGCCTCGGTTTTCTCCCGCCAACGAGCCTCATTGGAGGCTTCTACTTCATATTTGCTGCGCTGTGGGCGTTGCTGGTCGCGGTCTCCATTGCAGGCCTCTTCATCCGCCGCTTCTTCGTACGGCCCATCTGGCTGGGCAAGAAGCTCTCCTATGAGTCCGGCTTCATCTCCTTCCTCATCTTCCTCCTGATGGTCACGTACCTCGGGGCGTTCTTCGTCGTGGCGGGAGGAACAGCAGTCAAGGCTCTCTGGTGGACCCACACTCTCGCGCTGCTCGTCTTCCTTCCGCTGATCCCGCACACCAAGCACCTCCACCTTGTGCTCAGCCCGATTACGGTCTTCCTCAAGCGCGACGGCTTCTCGAAGATACCGCCGCTCTCTGGCGACGAGGACTTTGGCCTGGTTGCAGGCAAGGACGTCACGCAACTCATCTCGCTGCAGACTTATAGCTGCGTCGAGTGCGGCCGCTGCACCGAGCATTGCCCGGCATCCACGACAGGAAAGGTCCTCAACCCGAAGGAGATCATCCTCGGGATGCGCAGCTACCTCAACGAGTTTGGCCCCACTTCCGAGTGTGTGTTGCTCACCGAAGGCCGAATTACTTCGCCTGACAATCCTCCGGCGAAGTACCTCAGCATGGAGGCCGCCTTCGAGTGCACCACCTGCGGAAGCTGCGAGTTCCAGTGCCCGGTCGGCATCCAGCATGTGCCCATCATCGTCGGCCTGCGACGCGGCGCATCGAACACCGGCGCGTGGGAGGACGACTACGGCACCAAGCTCTTCCTCGCGCTGGAAAAAAACGGCAACGCGCTCGGCCTCAGCGCGATGGAGCGAGACAAATTTATCCAGAAGCAGGCCTTCCCGATCTTCGACGGCACGCAGGAGTACTGTCTCTGGCTCGGCTGCATGGGAGGCTACGACCCCAAGGGCCGCGAGATCATCGCCGACTTCGCGCGCGTGATGAAGCACCTCGGCACCACCTTCGGCGTCCTCAAGAAAGAGAAGTGCACGGGCGACCCGGCGCGGCGCCTCGGCAACGATCTCGTCTTCCAGACCCTCGCCGAGTCCGGCCTTAAGGCCTTCGAGACCGCGAAGGTGCAGAAGATCGTCGCCATCTGCCCGCACTGCGTCCGCACCATCGCCAACGACTGGCGCGAGTTCGGCGTCGCTCCTGAGATCGAGCATCACTCTGAGTTCATGGCACGCCACAAAGACCGCCTGCCGAAGCAGTCGAGCGGCGAGAGCATCGTCTACCACGATCCCTGCTACCTCGGCCGCTACCAGAACATCTACGACGAGCCGCGCGCCGTCGTCGCGCAGGCTGGTTCGCTCGTCGAAGCGCCTCGCTCGCACGAGCGCAGCTTCTGCTGCGGAGCCGGCGGCGGACTCGCCTTCCTCGGTGAAGAGCAGGGCGAGCGCGTCAGCCACGTCCGCGCGAAAGAGCTTGCAGGCACCGGCGCGCAGGTCGTCGGCACGGCCTGCCCGTTCTGCAATACGATGTTCCGCGATGCGTTGTCGGCGGTCAGCCAGGCCCCGCCGCAGTTGCTCGACATCGCGCAGTTGACCGCCCGGGCATTGCCCGCGCAGGAAAGTTCAGGAGGAGTGCAGTGA
- a CDS encoding electron transfer flavoprotein subunit alpha/FixB family protein yields MSGVLVIMEQRGGAWNRMSFEALAAGQQLAAKLGVECSAAVIGKSIDSLGSELATKKLAKAVAVQHDLLSVYTADGYVVALEQLIKQAGPAYVLLPHTYQVRDFAPALATRFRQVLISDVIAIRHDSAGSAGPVFVRQLLQGKLNADYRHTASGPCFISVQAGTFRSDAVEEGSATVEAFTPQLDSAQLRSKPGELFRESAQTVDLTAAPVIVSVGRGIGEQENINIVEELAAALGAELAASRPICDNGWLPMERQVGSSGQTVSPKLYLAVGISGAIQHLVGMKGSKSVIAINKDENAPIFEVADYGVVGDLFEIVPALTKAVLAAKG; encoded by the coding sequence ATGAGCGGAGTCCTTGTAATCATGGAACAGCGCGGCGGCGCATGGAACCGCATGAGCTTCGAGGCGCTCGCCGCCGGTCAGCAGCTTGCGGCAAAGCTCGGCGTCGAGTGCTCGGCCGCCGTCATCGGGAAAAGCATCGACTCGCTCGGCTCCGAACTCGCAACAAAAAAACTCGCCAAGGCCGTCGCTGTCCAGCATGACCTCCTCAGCGTCTACACGGCCGACGGCTACGTCGTCGCGCTCGAACAGCTCATCAAGCAGGCGGGCCCGGCCTACGTCCTTCTGCCCCACACCTACCAGGTGCGCGACTTCGCCCCAGCGCTCGCCACGCGCTTCAGGCAGGTACTCATCAGTGACGTGATCGCCATTCGCCATGATTCCGCTGGCTCCGCGGGCCCGGTCTTCGTGCGCCAGCTCCTCCAGGGCAAGCTCAACGCCGACTACCGACACACCGCCTCCGGCCCCTGCTTCATCTCGGTGCAGGCAGGGACCTTCCGCTCCGACGCGGTCGAAGAGGGAAGCGCGACCGTCGAGGCATTTACTCCGCAGCTCGACTCCGCACAGCTTCGCAGCAAGCCCGGCGAACTCTTCCGCGAGTCAGCCCAGACCGTCGACCTCACCGCCGCGCCGGTCATCGTCTCGGTCGGGCGTGGCATCGGCGAGCAGGAGAACATCAACATCGTCGAAGAGCTCGCGGCCGCGCTCGGGGCAGAGCTCGCCGCCTCGCGTCCCATCTGCGACAACGGCTGGCTGCCGATGGAGCGTCAGGTCGGAAGCTCCGGCCAGACCGTCTCGCCGAAGCTCTATCTCGCCGTCGGAATCTCAGGCGCGATTCAGCATCTCGTTGGGATGAAGGGCTCAAAGTCCGTCATCGCCATCAACAAGGACGAGAACGCGCCCATCTTCGAGGTGGCCGATTACGGCGTCGTTGGAGACCTCTTCGAGATCGTCCCCGCCCTTACTAAAGCGGTCCTCGCCGCCAAGGGGTAA
- a CDS encoding electron transfer flavoprotein subunit beta/FixA family protein: MKIVVAIKQVPERDAPVRVAADGKWIDEGDLNYTINEPDAYALEEALQLKEKNGGQVIVVCAGPERVQTTLREALAKGADRAIHIEADDLGSRDTLGVAQILADAVKAESPDLILTGLQSDDLGLGQTGVVLAELLGIPHATIIMQVEPTGSGLKVKRELEDGWFQHVEMPLPALLTIQSGGNKLRYATLMGIKKAKTKELKTVAASDASAAPAIALERVYLPEKQKKTEMLTGSPDEVANKIVEKLKFEVRVI, from the coding sequence GTGAAGATTGTCGTAGCTATCAAACAGGTTCCCGAGCGCGATGCGCCGGTCCGCGTTGCCGCCGACGGCAAGTGGATCGACGAGGGAGACCTCAACTACACCATTAACGAGCCCGACGCCTACGCGCTCGAAGAGGCGTTGCAACTCAAGGAGAAGAACGGCGGCCAGGTCATCGTCGTCTGCGCCGGCCCCGAGCGCGTGCAGACCACTCTCCGCGAGGCTCTCGCCAAAGGAGCTGATCGCGCCATCCACATCGAGGCCGACGACCTCGGCTCACGCGACACGCTCGGCGTCGCCCAGATTCTCGCGGATGCTGTGAAGGCCGAGTCGCCCGATCTCATCCTCACAGGCTTGCAGTCCGACGATCTCGGCCTCGGCCAGACCGGCGTCGTGCTCGCCGAGCTGCTCGGCATCCCGCACGCGACCATCATTATGCAGGTCGAGCCCACCGGTTCCGGTCTCAAGGTCAAGCGCGAACTTGAAGACGGCTGGTTCCAGCACGTCGAGATGCCGCTGCCCGCGCTCCTCACCATCCAGTCCGGTGGCAATAAGCTGCGCTACGCCACGCTGATGGGAATCAAAAAGGCGAAGACCAAAGAGTTGAAGACAGTCGCAGCGTCGGACGCCTCGGCAGCGCCAGCCATAGCGCTCGAGCGCGTCTACCTGCCCGAGAAGCAGAAGAAGACCGAGATGCTCACCGGTTCGCCCGATGAGGTCGCGAACAAGATCGTTGAGAAGCTGAAGTTTGAGGTGAGAGTGATATGA
- a CDS encoding site-2 protease family protein — translation MNQDIVLILFQVVALVLGFSVHECAHAWTAWRLGDPTARMLGRVTLNPLKHLDPFGSVLMPLIALVYHWPLIGWAKPTPVTARNFKNYMRDDILVTLAGPASNLLLASVALILLLIIKHAVGGGAIAVQTAMVLATYGGGVSTVNLPALFPIALLLYFIILINLLLFVFNLIPFPPLDGSHILRHFLPYKALQIYDRMGILALWIFMLVAGSFIFRVFLYPLRTAFDNILAAL, via the coding sequence ATGAATCAGGACATTGTCCTCATCCTCTTCCAGGTAGTCGCGCTGGTCCTCGGCTTCAGTGTGCATGAGTGCGCACACGCATGGACGGCATGGCGCCTGGGAGACCCCACGGCTCGCATGCTGGGCCGCGTCACGCTGAACCCGTTGAAGCACCTCGACCCCTTTGGCTCCGTGCTGATGCCGCTCATCGCGCTGGTCTACCACTGGCCGCTGATCGGCTGGGCCAAGCCCACTCCAGTCACCGCGCGCAACTTCAAGAACTACATGCGCGACGACATTCTCGTCACGCTCGCCGGGCCCGCCAGCAACCTTCTGCTCGCCTCCGTCGCGCTGATTCTGCTGCTGATTATTAAGCACGCCGTAGGCGGAGGCGCCATCGCTGTCCAAACCGCGATGGTCTTAGCCACCTACGGAGGCGGTGTCTCCACCGTGAACCTGCCGGCCCTTTTCCCTATTGCGCTTCTCCTTTACTTCATCATCCTCATCAATCTGCTACTGTTCGTCTTCAACTTGATTCCCTTCCCTCCACTCGATGGCAGCCACATTCTGCGCCACTTCCTTCCCTACAAGGCGCTGCAAATCTACGACCGCATGGGAATCCTAGCGCTCTGGATCTTCATGCTGGTGGCCGGCAGCTTCATCTTCCGCGTCTTCTTGTATCCGCTGCGGACAGCCTTCGACAACATCCTCGCTGCGCTGTAG